In the Burkholderia cenocepacia genome, one interval contains:
- a CDS encoding glycosyltransferase family 2 protein encodes MSRHTLKPLVSLVVPFHDEAEAIDAFFATTVPILEAIGTARFEIVCVNDGSRDGTLDKLIDIAVADSRVRIVDLTRRFGKEAALTAGIDEAAGAAVILIDADLQDPPALIPAMLERWHAGAEVVAAKRTDRRCDPLMQRVAAALYYRVHNQLSEVEMPENVGDFRLMDRQVVDALRALPERRRFMKGLFAWVGYRTEIIEYTRAARSGGRSKFSGWRRWNFALEGITSFSTVPLRVWTYIGLAFAALSFVYGAYIVMRTLLFGNPVHGYASLISVMLFVGGIQLIGIGVIGEYLGRIYHESKQRPVYLVRRRYRADAQAGQQPARHAPADGSKLLQFPVRRIATARRRQTVVAGAQASRNLSVK; translated from the coding sequence ATGTCCAGGCACACCCTGAAGCCGTTGGTATCGCTCGTCGTGCCGTTTCACGACGAAGCAGAAGCGATCGATGCGTTCTTCGCGACCACCGTTCCGATACTGGAAGCGATCGGCACCGCTCGCTTCGAAATCGTTTGCGTGAACGACGGCAGCCGCGACGGCACGCTCGACAAGCTGATCGACATTGCGGTCGCCGATTCGCGCGTGCGCATCGTCGATCTCACGCGGCGCTTCGGCAAGGAAGCCGCGCTCACGGCCGGCATCGACGAAGCGGCCGGCGCGGCCGTGATCCTGATCGACGCCGACCTGCAGGACCCGCCGGCCCTGATCCCCGCGATGCTCGAACGCTGGCACGCGGGCGCCGAAGTCGTCGCCGCGAAGCGCACCGACCGCCGGTGCGATCCGCTGATGCAGCGCGTGGCCGCCGCGCTCTACTACCGCGTGCACAACCAGCTCTCCGAGGTCGAGATGCCGGAGAACGTCGGCGATTTCCGGCTGATGGATCGCCAGGTCGTCGATGCGTTGCGGGCACTGCCCGAACGGCGCCGTTTCATGAAAGGCCTGTTCGCATGGGTCGGCTACCGCACCGAGATCATCGAATACACGCGCGCGGCGCGCAGCGGCGGCCGCTCGAAATTCTCCGGATGGCGGCGCTGGAACTTCGCGCTCGAGGGCATCACGAGCTTCAGCACGGTGCCGTTGCGCGTGTGGACCTACATCGGCCTCGCGTTCGCCGCGCTGTCGTTCGTCTACGGCGCGTACATCGTGATGCGCACGCTGCTGTTCGGCAACCCGGTGCACGGCTACGCGTCGCTGATCTCCGTCATGCTGTTCGTCGGCGGCATCCAGTTGATCGGCATCGGCGTGATCGGCGAATACCTCGGCCGCATCTATCACGAATCGAAGCAGCGCCCGGTCTACCTCGTGCGGCGCCGCTACCGGGCCGATGCGCAGGCCGGCCAGCAGCCCGCGCGGCACGCGCCAGCGGACGGCTCGAAACTGCTGCAGTTTCCGGTCCGGCGCATCGCGACGGCCCGGCGCCGGCAGACGGTCGTGGCGGGCGCGCAGGCGTCGCGCAATCTGTCGGTCAAGTAG
- a CDS encoding phage protein NinX family protein — protein sequence MQVQDLTGARLDYWVAIAEGHEAPRADASGCTSIRAAGGVPTPFAPSSSWADGGPIVERLPFAAFEREGGRGAWRAVLHRAVPAAGERCTFNHAGPTLLVAAMRTLVASTFGDDVPDLDMTRPR from the coding sequence ATGCAAGTCCAGGATCTGACAGGCGCGCGGCTGGATTACTGGGTCGCGATCGCGGAAGGCCACGAGGCGCCGCGTGCCGACGCGTCCGGATGCACGTCGATTCGCGCGGCGGGCGGCGTGCCGACGCCGTTCGCGCCGTCGTCGTCCTGGGCGGACGGCGGCCCGATCGTCGAGCGGCTGCCGTTCGCCGCGTTCGAGCGCGAGGGCGGGCGGGGCGCCTGGCGTGCGGTGCTGCACCGCGCCGTACCGGCCGCGGGCGAGCGCTGCACGTTCAACCACGCGGGGCCGACGTTGCTGGTCGCCGCGATGCGCACGCTCGTCGCGTCGACCTTTGGCGACGACGTGCCGGATCTCGATATGACGCGGCCGCGCTGA
- a CDS encoding ABC transporter substrate-binding protein has translation MTHSSAPARRRALQRLAALAAAPLAGGLALPARAAGTDLSGVTLVLGDQAGGLRALAEAARVLDGAPYRFRWANFQGAAPLFEAQRAGAIDLAPAGDLPVLTAALGDPSLRIVATRVGSPASLGIVVQPDSPVRTVADLKGQTVVVSSARGSISQYQLYGALREHGLAPRDVDVRFVLPVDAFAAFEAKRIGIWATFDPYYGHAVRRGARIVRDGSGINSGLAFLTSPVETLDDRGKRAALADVLARLARAGQWALAHPSDYASVYASLTRLPPDAATDIARRAALAQRSLSGADIDVLQRVADRAAADAILPRRVDVASIAIRDVSA, from the coding sequence ATGACCCACTCTTCCGCCCCCGCGCGCCGCCGCGCGCTGCAGCGCCTTGCCGCGCTCGCCGCCGCGCCGCTCGCCGGCGGCCTCGCACTGCCCGCCCGCGCGGCCGGCACCGACCTGTCGGGCGTCACGCTCGTCCTCGGCGACCAGGCCGGCGGCCTGCGGGCGCTGGCCGAAGCGGCACGCGTGCTCGACGGCGCGCCGTACCGGTTCCGCTGGGCCAACTTCCAGGGCGCCGCGCCGCTGTTCGAAGCGCAGCGCGCGGGCGCGATCGATCTCGCACCGGCCGGCGACCTGCCCGTGCTGACGGCCGCACTCGGCGATCCGTCGTTGCGGATCGTCGCGACGCGCGTCGGCTCGCCGGCGTCGCTCGGCATCGTCGTGCAGCCGGACTCGCCGGTCCGCACGGTGGCCGACCTGAAAGGACAAACCGTCGTCGTGTCGTCGGCGCGCGGCAGCATCTCGCAGTATCAGTTGTACGGCGCGCTGCGCGAACACGGGCTCGCACCGCGCGACGTCGACGTGCGCTTCGTGCTGCCGGTCGACGCGTTCGCCGCATTCGAGGCGAAGCGGATCGGCATCTGGGCCACCTTCGATCCGTACTACGGGCATGCGGTGCGACGCGGCGCGCGCATCGTCCGCGACGGCAGCGGCATCAATTCGGGGCTTGCGTTCCTGACGTCGCCGGTCGAAACGCTCGACGATCGCGGCAAGCGCGCGGCGCTCGCGGACGTGCTCGCGCGGCTCGCCCGCGCCGGTCAATGGGCACTCGCGCACCCGTCCGACTACGCGAGCGTCTATGCGTCGCTCACGCGCCTGCCGCCCGACGCGGCCACCGACATCGCGCGCCGGGCCGCGCTCGCGCAGCGCAGCCTCAGCGGCGCCGACATCGACGTGCTGCAGCGTGTCGCCGATCGCGCGGCCGCGGATGCGATCCTGCCGCGCCGCGTCGACGTCGCGTCGATCGCCATCCGGGACGTGTCGGCCTGA
- a CDS encoding DUF1090 family protein, which translates to MKHTLIALAIPVALFASTGAFAGTQDCATRIRALHTQIDNAKRFGNTQQAMRQQAALERIQANCTDAGQLARAERKLADKARDLRNAEDEVRHAQARVHEAETLGDARKLSNAQRKLADKQAKLRDATRDLHDAQVDRDALEG; encoded by the coding sequence ATGAAACATACACTCATCGCGCTGGCCATCCCGGTCGCGCTATTCGCGAGCACCGGCGCATTCGCCGGCACTCAGGACTGCGCAACGCGCATCCGCGCGCTGCACACGCAGATCGACAACGCGAAACGGTTCGGCAACACGCAACAGGCGATGCGTCAGCAAGCCGCGCTTGAACGAATCCAGGCGAACTGCACGGATGCCGGCCAGCTCGCGCGCGCCGAACGCAAGCTCGCCGACAAGGCGCGCGACCTGCGCAACGCGGAAGACGAAGTCCGCCACGCACAGGCGCGCGTCCACGAAGCCGAAACGCTAGGCGATGCAAGGAAGCTGAGCAACGCGCAACGCAAGCTCGCCGACAAGCAGGCGAAGCTGCGCGACGCCACGCGCGACCTGCACGACGCGCAGGTCGATCGCGATGCGCTTGAAGGCTGA
- a CDS encoding LysR family transcriptional regulator yields MRAPLDPTALPRGTFDAAGALDVLDARLMRILLVLLTERTVSRAAVRLNMSQPATSAALKRLRTLLGDPLLVRSRYGMVPTEFGARLIEPLRNALRVIDFIRIQQPTFDARTSVRTYRIGCPDYLNVLFVPKLVALFRERAPHAQLVFHPLGDGFDDERALADGDLDVVIDNRPVRQSRFRQDDLFDDRVVCLMRATHPLARRGAMTAAGFAAAPQLCPTPSWLEASGAIDRQLERVGLQRRIVVTLPHFELAAHALVRTDLILTTTYRLARHYAKLLPLAAVALPVEPPDIAYRMTWNESGSCAEGGRWLRGLIADATRAWLDAEARLPAVAAVAAVAASGADADATNTAVAGTDPPDPTRRKRRRPATHCHASHPARVAQAARIHRGAAKSH; encoded by the coding sequence ATGCGGGCCCCGCTAGATCCAACCGCCCTGCCCCGCGGCACGTTCGATGCCGCGGGCGCGCTCGACGTGCTCGATGCACGGCTGATGCGCATCCTGCTCGTGCTGCTGACCGAGCGCACCGTGTCGCGTGCGGCCGTGCGCCTGAACATGTCGCAGCCGGCGACGAGCGCCGCGCTCAAGCGCCTGCGCACGCTGCTCGGCGATCCGCTGCTGGTACGCAGCCGCTACGGGATGGTGCCGACCGAATTCGGCGCGCGGTTGATCGAGCCGCTGCGCAACGCGCTGCGCGTGATCGACTTCATCCGCATCCAGCAGCCGACGTTCGACGCGCGCACGTCGGTGCGCACCTACCGGATCGGCTGCCCCGACTACCTGAATGTCCTGTTCGTGCCGAAGCTCGTCGCGCTGTTTCGCGAGCGTGCGCCGCACGCGCAACTGGTGTTCCATCCGCTCGGCGACGGGTTCGACGACGAGCGCGCGCTGGCTGACGGCGACCTCGACGTCGTGATCGACAACCGGCCCGTGCGCCAGTCGCGCTTTCGCCAGGACGACCTGTTCGACGACCGCGTCGTATGCCTGATGCGCGCGACGCACCCGCTCGCGCGGCGCGGCGCGATGACGGCCGCCGGGTTCGCGGCGGCGCCGCAGCTGTGCCCGACGCCGTCGTGGCTCGAAGCGTCCGGCGCGATCGACCGGCAACTCGAACGCGTGGGCCTGCAACGGCGCATCGTCGTCACGCTGCCGCACTTCGAGCTCGCCGCGCATGCGCTGGTGCGCACCGACCTGATCCTCACCACCACGTACCGGCTCGCGCGGCACTATGCGAAGCTGCTGCCGCTCGCCGCGGTCGCGCTGCCGGTCGAGCCGCCGGACATCGCGTACCGGATGACGTGGAACGAATCGGGATCGTGCGCGGAAGGCGGTCGGTGGCTGCGCGGGCTGATCGCCGACGCGACGCGCGCATGGCTCGACGCCGAGGCAAGGTTGCCGGCGGTCGCGGCGGTCGCTGCCGTTGCCGCTTCCGGGGCCGATGCGGACGCAACGAACACCGCGGTGGCTGGCACCGATCCGCCCGACCCCACCCGGCGCAAGCGCCGCAGACCGGCCACTCATTGCCATGCGTCGCATCCGGCGCGCGTCGCGCAGGCGGCACGCATCCATCGCGGCGCGGCCAAGTCGCACTGA
- a CDS encoding aspartate/glutamate racemase family protein, with product MRILVVNVNTTESITDAIAAQAQAAASPGTEIVGLTPRFGAESVEGNFESYLAAIAVMDRVLSYDEPYDAVIQAGYGEHGREGLQELLTVPVVDITEAAASVAMLLGHRYSVVTTLDRTVPLIEDRLKLAGLDARCASVRASGLAVLELEENPARAIESIVGQAQRAVKDDHAEVICLGCGGMAGLDRQIEECTGVPVVDGVSAAVVLAESLVRLKLKTSKVRTYAPPRPKRIVGWPFAK from the coding sequence ATGAGAATCCTGGTAGTCAACGTCAACACCACCGAGTCGATCACCGACGCGATCGCCGCGCAGGCGCAGGCCGCCGCATCGCCGGGCACGGAGATCGTCGGGCTGACGCCGCGCTTCGGCGCAGAGTCGGTCGAAGGCAACTTCGAGAGCTACCTCGCGGCGATCGCCGTAATGGATCGCGTGTTGAGCTACGACGAACCGTACGATGCGGTGATCCAGGCCGGCTATGGCGAGCATGGCCGCGAAGGGCTGCAGGAACTGCTGACGGTGCCCGTCGTCGACATCACCGAAGCGGCCGCGAGCGTCGCGATGCTGCTCGGCCATCGCTACTCGGTCGTCACGACGCTCGACCGCACGGTGCCGCTGATCGAGGATCGCCTGAAGCTCGCCGGGCTCGATGCGCGCTGTGCGTCGGTGCGTGCGAGCGGCCTCGCGGTGCTCGAACTCGAGGAGAATCCGGCCCGCGCGATCGAATCGATCGTCGGCCAGGCGCAGCGCGCGGTGAAGGACGATCACGCGGAAGTGATCTGCCTCGGCTGCGGCGGGATGGCCGGCCTCGACCGGCAGATCGAGGAATGCACCGGCGTGCCGGTCGTCGACGGCGTATCGGCCGCGGTCGTGCTCGCCGAATCGCTGGTGCGCCTGAAGCTGAAGACGTCGAAGGTCCGCACGTACGCGCCGCCGCGCCCGAAGCGGATCGTTGGCTGGCCGTTCGCAAAATGA
- a CDS encoding NCS1 family nucleobase:cation symporter-1, producing MEGDNGVQLEAIHRAGLGLGADDASHRTDPAARDPALSPRLHNPDLAPTQAEGRTWGRYSIFALWTNDVHNIANYSFAIGLFALGLSGWQMLASLAIGAVLVYGFMNLTGYMGQKTGVPFPVISRMSFGIYGAMLPAMIRAVIAIAWFGIQTYLASVVLRVLLTAIWPGLAAFDQNAIFGLSTLGWITFVAIWLVQIGILTYGMEMVRKYEGLAGPVILVTTLSLAAWMFSRTGGHLAMSIGKPMTGLKMWTEIFAGGSLWLAIYGTLVLNFCDFARSSPSPKTVRVGNFWGLPVNILVFATISFVLAGAQFKLNGHIIHSPTEIIATVPNKLFLVLGCLAFLIVTVAVNIMANFVAPAFVLTSLAPHRLSFRRAGLISATIAVLILPWNLYNSPIVIVYFLSGLGALLGPLYGIITVDYWLVRKQRVNVPDLYTEAPSGAYFYTRGVNRKALAALVPSALISITLAVVPAFSAMTPFSWLLGAAIAGSVYWLLADRKRIYEARSGEHIAVACARH from the coding sequence ATGGAAGGAGACAACGGCGTGCAACTGGAAGCCATTCACCGCGCGGGCCTCGGGCTCGGCGCGGACGACGCATCGCATCGAACCGACCCGGCCGCCCGCGATCCCGCGCTGAGCCCGCGGCTGCACAACCCCGATCTCGCGCCGACCCAGGCCGAAGGCCGGACCTGGGGCCGCTACAGCATCTTTGCGCTATGGACCAACGACGTGCACAACATCGCGAACTACTCGTTCGCGATCGGGCTGTTCGCGCTCGGCCTGTCGGGCTGGCAGATGCTCGCGTCGCTCGCGATCGGCGCGGTGCTCGTGTACGGCTTCATGAACCTCACCGGCTACATGGGCCAGAAAACCGGCGTGCCGTTCCCGGTGATCAGCCGGATGAGCTTCGGCATCTACGGCGCGATGCTGCCCGCGATGATCCGCGCGGTGATCGCGATCGCATGGTTCGGCATCCAGACCTATCTCGCGTCCGTCGTGCTGCGCGTGCTGCTCACCGCGATCTGGCCGGGCCTCGCCGCGTTCGACCAGAATGCGATCTTCGGGCTGTCGACGCTCGGCTGGATCACGTTCGTCGCGATCTGGCTGGTGCAGATCGGCATCCTCACGTACGGGATGGAAATGGTCCGCAAGTACGAGGGGCTCGCCGGCCCGGTGATCCTCGTCACGACGCTGTCGCTCGCCGCATGGATGTTCAGCCGCACCGGCGGCCACCTCGCGATGTCGATCGGCAAGCCGATGACCGGCCTGAAGATGTGGACGGAAATCTTCGCGGGCGGCTCGCTGTGGCTCGCGATCTACGGCACGCTGGTGCTCAACTTCTGCGATTTCGCCCGCTCGTCGCCGAGCCCGAAGACGGTGCGCGTCGGCAACTTCTGGGGGCTGCCGGTCAACATCCTCGTATTCGCGACGATCAGCTTCGTGCTCGCCGGCGCGCAGTTCAAGCTGAACGGCCACATCATCCACAGCCCGACGGAAATCATCGCGACGGTGCCGAACAAGCTGTTCCTCGTGCTCGGCTGCCTCGCCTTCCTGATCGTGACGGTGGCCGTGAACATCATGGCGAACTTCGTCGCGCCGGCCTTCGTGCTGACGAGCCTCGCGCCGCATCGCCTGTCGTTCCGCCGCGCGGGCCTGATCAGCGCGACGATCGCCGTGCTGATCCTGCCGTGGAACCTGTACAACAGCCCGATCGTGATCGTCTATTTCCTGTCCGGCCTCGGCGCGCTGCTCGGCCCGCTGTACGGGATCATCACGGTCGACTACTGGCTCGTGCGCAAGCAGCGCGTGAACGTGCCCGATCTCTACACCGAAGCGCCGAGCGGCGCCTACTTCTACACGCGCGGCGTCAACCGCAAGGCGCTCGCGGCACTCGTGCCGTCCGCGCTGATCTCGATCACGCTCGCCGTCGTGCCGGCCTTCAGCGCGATGACGCCGTTCTCGTGGCTGCTCGGCGCGGCGATCGCGGGCAGCGTGTACTGGCTGCTGGCCGATCGCAAACGGATCTACGAAGCGCGCTCGGGCGAGCACATCGCGGTCGCCTGCGCGCGACACTGA
- a CDS encoding DUF3005 domain-containing protein, giving the protein MQNAESNPTPEKQREQIEKSPVKTPAAGDMPDAATQAAQVARRPLTPEAVAGKMPTGLPEIDVGAHAVDSGDPVRRAAGRIVTLDNANMAMTDNTVDVDGKGMEARTGASELQDNVIYSNASLDEAVDTPDEGLGGIESRPSGNMPQIATRPGWRVRHVGDVDIEHGDSTRAEHVICLERSDD; this is encoded by the coding sequence ATGCAGAACGCGGAATCGAACCCTACCCCGGAAAAGCAGCGGGAACAGATCGAGAAGAGCCCGGTGAAGACGCCGGCGGCCGGCGATATGCCCGACGCGGCGACCCAGGCGGCGCAAGTGGCGCGGCGTCCGCTGACGCCGGAGGCGGTCGCCGGCAAAATGCCGACCGGCCTGCCGGAGATCGACGTCGGCGCGCATGCGGTCGACAGCGGCGACCCGGTACGTCGGGCCGCCGGCCGGATCGTCACGCTCGACAACGCGAACATGGCGATGACCGACAACACGGTCGACGTCGACGGCAAGGGCATGGAGGCGCGCACCGGCGCGTCGGAACTGCAGGACAACGTGATCTATTCGAACGCGTCGCTCGACGAAGCGGTCGATACGCCCGACGAAGGGCTCGGCGGGATCGAGAGCCGGCCGTCCGGCAACATGCCGCAGATCGCGACGCGGCCGGGCTGGCGGGTGCGTCATGTCGGTGACGTCGATATCGAGCATGGCGACAGCACGCGTGCCGAGCACGTGATCTGCCTCGAACGGTCCGACGACTGA
- a CDS encoding DUF4397 domain-containing protein: MKSIRTIVALCSVISVLAACGGGDDAGTVLGISKPQARFINAVPAGPNLDYYLNGKVDQSGVAYKGVTRYHDVDSGTQTASYDVSGTTATVASQAFSAANGHHYTTIALPSTTSLISVIDDPYDKGLLSDKARVRSFNASPNAQNVDVYVVPPGTDITTVSPTMAGAAYQNAVPATTQDSVYLNGGTYQVVVTTAGSKSPILKTAPVSIGNNADWLLLTIPSGGVGDVTPNDIHVLVAQGNNADTSAQELGPQ, translated from the coding sequence ATGAAATCAATACGAACGATAGTGGCCCTGTGCTCGGTCATTTCCGTACTCGCGGCGTGCGGCGGCGGCGACGACGCCGGCACCGTACTCGGTATTTCGAAGCCGCAGGCGCGCTTCATCAACGCGGTGCCGGCCGGCCCGAACCTCGACTACTACCTGAACGGGAAGGTCGACCAGTCGGGCGTCGCCTACAAGGGCGTGACGCGCTATCACGACGTCGATTCAGGCACGCAGACCGCGAGCTACGACGTGTCGGGCACGACCGCGACCGTCGCGTCCCAGGCGTTCAGCGCCGCGAACGGTCACCACTACACGACGATCGCGCTGCCGAGCACGACGTCGCTGATCTCCGTCATCGACGATCCGTACGACAAGGGCCTGCTGTCGGACAAGGCGCGCGTGCGCAGCTTCAACGCATCGCCGAATGCGCAGAACGTCGACGTGTACGTCGTGCCGCCGGGCACCGACATCACGACGGTCAGCCCGACGATGGCGGGCGCCGCCTACCAGAACGCCGTACCGGCAACGACGCAGGATTCGGTCTACCTGAACGGCGGCACGTACCAAGTGGTCGTCACGACGGCCGGCAGCAAGTCGCCGATCCTCAAGACCGCGCCGGTCAGCATCGGCAACAACGCGGACTGGCTGCTCCTGACGATTCCGTCCGGCGGCGTCGGCGACGTGACGCCGAACGACATCCACGTGCTGGTCGCGCAGGGCAACAACGCCGATACGTCCGCGCAGGAGCTGGGGCCGCAGTAA
- a CDS encoding MFS transporter, which produces MSTAHPSAAVSPDDAPHGPLYRKVTLRLITLFCLCYFAAYLDRINIGLAKLQMLDALKFSDTVYGLGAGLFFAGYILFEVPSNLVLQRVGAKLWIARIMITWGLLSGATMFVHTPMQFYVVRFLLGAAEAGFLPGVLLYLTQWYPDARRARIVALFMVGLPLSSMIGSPISGWIMRAFDGAHGLGGWQWLFLLEALPSVLLGFAVLRWLPNGIESTRWLNADEKRVLRANLDADPSGNKSHALGKAFSDPKVWALGLIDLCVLLGLYAVSFWLPTILRDTGVKDAYQIGWLMVIPNAAAVLATLYCGASSDRARERRWHIVVPFMVSAVALAIAASSSHGTLGTVLLFSLINAGAAAAMPVVWALPSTFLKGSAAAGGIAFACSIANLGGFGSTYFIGWLRDTFHSQSAGLYGFAACMLVGCALALAYPARLVNR; this is translated from the coding sequence ATGTCTACCGCACACCCGAGCGCCGCCGTTTCCCCCGACGACGCGCCCCACGGCCCTCTCTATCGCAAGGTCACGCTGCGCCTCATCACCCTCTTCTGCCTGTGTTACTTCGCGGCCTATCTCGACCGCATCAACATCGGTCTCGCGAAGCTCCAGATGCTCGATGCGCTGAAGTTCAGCGACACCGTGTACGGCCTCGGCGCCGGGCTGTTCTTCGCCGGCTACATCCTGTTCGAAGTCCCAAGCAATCTGGTGCTGCAACGCGTCGGCGCGAAGCTGTGGATCGCGCGGATCATGATCACGTGGGGCCTGCTGTCGGGCGCGACGATGTTCGTGCACACGCCGATGCAGTTCTACGTCGTGCGCTTCCTGCTCGGCGCCGCCGAAGCCGGTTTCCTGCCGGGCGTGCTGCTGTACCTGACGCAGTGGTATCCCGATGCACGTCGCGCGCGGATCGTCGCGCTGTTCATGGTGGGCCTGCCGCTGTCGAGCATGATCGGCAGCCCGATTTCCGGCTGGATCATGCGTGCATTCGACGGCGCGCACGGGCTCGGCGGCTGGCAGTGGCTGTTCCTGCTCGAAGCGCTGCCGTCGGTGCTGCTCGGCTTCGCGGTGCTGCGCTGGCTGCCCAACGGCATCGAATCCACGCGCTGGCTGAACGCCGACGAGAAGCGGGTGCTGCGCGCGAATCTCGACGCCGATCCGTCCGGCAACAAGAGCCACGCGCTCGGCAAGGCGTTCTCCGATCCGAAGGTGTGGGCGCTCGGCCTGATCGACCTGTGCGTGCTGCTCGGCCTGTATGCGGTGAGCTTCTGGCTGCCGACGATCCTGCGCGACACCGGCGTGAAGGACGCATATCAGATCGGCTGGCTGATGGTGATTCCGAACGCCGCCGCGGTACTCGCCACGCTGTACTGCGGCGCCAGCTCCGACCGCGCACGCGAACGCCGCTGGCATATCGTCGTGCCGTTCATGGTGTCGGCCGTCGCGCTGGCGATCGCGGCTTCGTCGTCGCACGGCACGCTCGGCACGGTGCTGCTGTTCTCGCTGATCAACGCCGGCGCGGCCGCCGCGATGCCGGTCGTGTGGGCGCTGCCGTCGACGTTCCTGAAGGGCTCGGCCGCCGCCGGCGGCATCGCGTTCGCATGCTCGATCGCGAACCTCGGCGGGTTCGGCAGCACCTATTTCATCGGCTGGCTGCGCGATACGTTCCATTCGCAAAGCGCCGGTCTGTATGGGTTCGCCGCGTGCATGCTGGTCGGCTGCGCACTCGCGCTCGCGTATCCGGCCCGGCTCGTGAACCGCTGA